A single Thermosynechococcus vestitus BP-1 DNA region contains:
- a CDS encoding glycosyltransferase family 2 protein, with product MDYATNCASLPKWHKVPLLSVCIPAYNRPQGLVAAVRSVVAALPREYHDQVEIVITDDSATRTAVDDLLAPWSGHWHYQHNAQRLGMVANWNTSLAKACGEFILLLHDDDYLLPQGITTILATLSQYGSQFDVFLFGVHLVDSHQRCLRRQIPRRQEWLSPAQALRQLLRHSSLVRFPALIWRRSLLDAVGYFDPTYGEATDLYQWLRFFAQKGVYTVPCATAAYRIHDQALTMGMFQAQTLATLGRIFAAAADLSLLSPAELRHCQCDFFHQFILAGTWRFLRRRQWQRAQAVYQLFDLPEVIALGRSRRWQGLRWLLGSWLWLLQQLSS from the coding sequence ATGGATTATGCAACAAACTGTGCAAGTTTGCCAAAATGGCACAAAGTCCCCCTCTTGAGTGTTTGCATTCCCGCCTATAACCGCCCCCAAGGACTGGTGGCAGCAGTGCGCTCAGTGGTGGCAGCCTTGCCCCGTGAATACCACGATCAAGTGGAAATCGTCATTACCGATGATTCTGCTACGCGAACAGCCGTAGACGATTTGCTCGCTCCCTGGTCAGGCCACTGGCACTACCAGCACAATGCCCAACGCTTAGGCATGGTAGCCAACTGGAATACGAGTTTAGCCAAGGCCTGCGGGGAGTTTATCCTGCTGTTGCACGATGATGATTACCTCCTACCCCAAGGCATCACGACGATTCTAGCAACCCTCAGTCAGTACGGTAGCCAGTTTGATGTCTTTCTCTTTGGGGTGCATCTGGTAGATTCCCATCAGCGCTGTTTGCGACGGCAGATACCCCGCCGGCAGGAATGGCTCTCCCCGGCCCAAGCCCTTAGGCAATTGCTGCGTCATTCCTCCTTGGTGCGGTTTCCAGCCTTGATCTGGCGGCGATCGCTCCTCGATGCGGTCGGCTACTTTGATCCCACCTATGGCGAAGCCACAGACCTCTATCAGTGGCTACGATTCTTTGCCCAAAAGGGCGTTTACACGGTTCCCTGTGCCACCGCGGCCTACAGGATCCACGATCAAGCCCTGACGATGGGAATGTTCCAAGCCCAGACCTTGGCGACTCTAGGGCGGATTTTTGCAGCCGCCGCTGATTTATCTCTTCTCTCACCAGCGGAACTACGGCACTGCCAGTGTGACTTTTTTCACCAGTTTATCTTGGCGGGAACATGGCGATTTTTGCGCCGACGGCAGTGGCAACGGGCACAGGCAGTGTACCAGCTTTTTGATCTACCAGAGGTCATTGCCTTGGGGCGATCCCGCCGCTGGCAAGGCTTGCGTTGGCTTTTGGGGAGTTGGCTATGGCTACTGCAACAGCTGAGCTCCTAG
- a CDS encoding AAA family ATPase, translating into MEIQRLTLKNFKTHRDRTFEFMPGVNVICGENGAGKTSLFEAIAWVLFDARSGYGSGFHKAIIRRGTQRAEAIVQFISAADGRSYIVRRNTQTGYSIVDPQVGELGLPLREDVHAWLQEHLGIRSAFPLRDLFEQIIGIPQGMMTADFLKPPAQRRQIFEPILQVSDYRQAFDNALALVNFSQEQVASLERQLALQNQELATRSQYEQQATALAAELERDRQRCEELRQECQALAAKKQEYEAAVETLNRLQQTCERLEAQLRQQEELCRDRQRQLTAARESQARCQQLQSDYDRYRQQEACYQELEQQLRERATLEHKIRTLEEQQQKLATELARIESQRQAIATIASQLAALEPQIADADALDAEIAPLEVRYQQAQQADQELRHLKQQAATLQTRLEEIDQQVQALEQQRPIAATLSAKQAQREQLQAQLNHAAAAHALAATLDPILNTAQRQAAVSDALVTAAITGLTAAQQFSLVAAAIQEGLGALQQLQQNYHWLLDQLTALRHTLTDPAALPALNQRLEELEAEIALAAAAERSLLRAQALEEERCRLQTELRQLGDRQQALEPLSQELADLEGRVEKLRQERANLGQPHAQRQLLLEQQAAAPQLEADYERLCSERASLQARLTPLYRERHHYATLEARRQQLSDELARGRSSYDTYLQHQQQAAQVETYEAALRAATQEANALKGDLAKAQAEYKAQAQGVDLAALAAVRDRYESLEREYQRCLGAIPEKEKQYQNCLATLQHLDDVAAAKETTLQHLAAARNHHHLIETARNIFRRSGPRVSEAYLHTVSAEADRLLRELLNRPDVALQWTSDYEIQVNEGGYWRPFKSLSGGEQMCAALAVRLALLRVLVNTDIAFFDEPTTNMDQVRRQQLAESLSNLKSFHQLFVISHDETFEALTEHTIHLERSLL; encoded by the coding sequence GTGGAAATTCAGCGCCTGACCCTAAAAAACTTTAAGACCCACCGCGATCGCACCTTTGAGTTTATGCCCGGTGTCAATGTCATCTGTGGTGAGAATGGCGCAGGCAAAACCAGTCTTTTTGAAGCGATCGCTTGGGTGCTCTTTGATGCCAGATCGGGCTATGGCAGTGGCTTTCATAAAGCCATTATTCGCAGGGGCACTCAGCGGGCCGAAGCCATCGTCCAGTTTATCTCCGCAGCCGATGGTCGCTCCTACATCGTACGCCGCAATACGCAGACGGGCTACTCAATTGTTGACCCCCAGGTGGGGGAACTGGGTCTGCCCTTGCGTGAAGATGTCCACGCTTGGTTGCAGGAACACCTCGGTATCCGCAGTGCCTTTCCCCTCAGGGATCTCTTTGAGCAGATCATTGGCATTCCCCAGGGAATGATGACAGCGGACTTTCTCAAACCACCAGCGCAGCGGCGCCAAATTTTTGAACCCATTTTGCAGGTGAGTGATTATCGTCAAGCCTTTGACAATGCCCTTGCCCTCGTGAATTTTTCCCAAGAGCAGGTGGCATCCCTAGAGCGTCAGTTGGCTCTCCAGAACCAGGAACTGGCCACGCGATCGCAGTATGAACAACAGGCAACCGCTTTGGCTGCGGAGCTAGAGCGCGATCGCCAGCGGTGCGAGGAATTACGACAGGAATGTCAGGCCTTGGCCGCTAAAAAACAAGAATACGAAGCTGCCGTTGAAACGCTGAACCGTCTTCAGCAAACCTGCGAACGCCTCGAAGCCCAACTGCGTCAGCAGGAGGAATTGTGTCGCGATCGCCAGCGCCAGTTGACCGCTGCCCGCGAAAGTCAAGCCCGCTGCCAGCAATTGCAATCCGACTACGATCGCTATCGTCAGCAGGAAGCTTGCTACCAAGAACTCGAGCAGCAACTACGGGAACGGGCTACCCTTGAGCACAAGATTCGCACACTAGAGGAGCAGCAACAAAAGCTAGCCACCGAATTGGCCAGGATTGAAAGCCAACGCCAAGCGATCGCCACCATTGCTAGCCAACTTGCGGCCCTAGAACCCCAGATTGCCGATGCCGATGCCCTCGACGCCGAGATTGCTCCCCTTGAGGTACGTTACCAGCAAGCCCAACAGGCAGACCAAGAATTGCGCCACCTCAAGCAACAGGCGGCAACGCTGCAAACCCGCCTTGAGGAAATTGACCAACAGGTGCAGGCCCTAGAGCAACAGCGTCCCATAGCCGCCACCCTGAGCGCTAAACAAGCACAACGGGAGCAACTCCAAGCCCAACTCAACCATGCCGCCGCCGCCCATGCTTTGGCCGCCACCCTGGATCCCATTCTCAATACAGCTCAACGCCAAGCCGCGGTCAGCGATGCCCTTGTGACGGCAGCCATTACAGGCCTCACGGCAGCTCAGCAATTTTCCCTCGTTGCCGCCGCTATTCAAGAGGGGCTAGGGGCACTCCAACAGCTTCAGCAGAACTATCACTGGCTTTTGGATCAACTCACGGCACTGCGACACACCCTCACCGATCCCGCAGCTCTTCCTGCCCTCAACCAGAGGTTAGAAGAGTTAGAAGCTGAGATTGCCCTGGCTGCCGCAGCAGAGCGATCGCTCCTGCGCGCCCAAGCCCTTGAGGAGGAACGCTGCCGTTTGCAAACAGAGCTTAGACAGTTGGGCGATCGCCAGCAAGCCCTAGAACCCCTAAGCCAAGAACTGGCTGATCTCGAAGGCCGAGTGGAGAAATTACGTCAAGAACGAGCCAACCTTGGTCAACCCCATGCCCAGCGACAACTGTTACTGGAGCAGCAGGCAGCAGCCCCCCAACTGGAAGCGGACTACGAGCGTTTGTGCAGCGAACGGGCCAGCCTACAAGCTCGCCTCACTCCCCTCTATAGGGAACGGCACCACTATGCCACTCTCGAAGCGCGGCGGCAACAGCTGAGTGATGAACTGGCTAGAGGACGTTCCAGCTATGATACCTATCTTCAACATCAGCAGCAGGCGGCCCAAGTAGAGACCTATGAAGCTGCCCTGAGGGCAGCAACCCAAGAAGCCAATGCGTTAAAAGGCGACCTTGCCAAAGCTCAAGCAGAGTACAAAGCCCAGGCGCAGGGGGTCGATTTAGCCGCTTTGGCAGCCGTCCGCGATCGCTACGAGAGCCTAGAGCGGGAGTATCAACGGTGCCTTGGTGCCATTCCCGAAAAGGAAAAGCAGTACCAAAACTGCCTTGCCACCCTCCAGCATCTTGATGACGTGGCCGCCGCCAAGGAAACAACACTGCAACATCTGGCAGCGGCGCGAAACCACCACCATCTCATTGAGACCGCCCGCAACATTTTCAGGAGGAGCGGTCCTCGGGTCAGTGAAGCCTATCTGCACACCGTTTCTGCCGAAGCCGATCGCCTACTGCGGGAGCTCCTCAACCGTCCTGACGTGGCACTCCAATGGACATCGGACTACGAAATTCAAGTGAATGAAGGCGGTTACTGGCGGCCCTTCAAAAGCCTCTCAGGAGGTGAGCAAATGTGTGCTGCCCTTGCGGTGCGCCTCGCCCTGCTACGGGTACTCGTGAACACCGACATTGCCTTTTTTGATGAGCCAACCACCAATATGGATCAGGTGCGCCGCCAACAACTGGCCGAGAGCCTCAGCAACCTCAAAAGTTTTCATCAACTTTTTGTCATTAGCCACGATGAAACCTTTGAAGCTCTCACCGAGCACACAATCCACCTGGAGCGATCGCTCCTTTAG
- the menD gene encoding 2-succinyl-5-enolpyruvyl-6-hydroxy-3-cyclohexene-1-carboxylic-acid synthase — MILTENLNVLWASVLFETLYRLGLRTVVLSPGSRSGPLAIAAAAHPHLEALPILDERSAAFFALGLVQQQGRPVALLCTSGTAAANFYPAIIEASLSHLPLIVLSADRPPELRFCQAGQAIDQVHLYGHAVRHYRELSLPELPLLPYLRQTLCHSWQTALWPDPGPVHLNIPLRDPLDLRSQANFHGELPKGFFDQVQPFVPPRVVTSLPWQTWQQMQRGLIIAGPSHGVDPLAEAAAIDRLSRFLQWPVLADALSSARGLPHGISHYDLLLRDAHLREYLRPEAVIQLGPLPTSKALREWLSACDPLIWCLDPTGDNNNPLHGRCQMLAIAPQAVDCPPDPLPPNPYLKDWQDQDQRVREQLKRTFEAIDWFSEVKLIYHLPQWLPSQTAIFVASSMPVRDVESVWQGSDRRHRFYFNRGANGIDGTLSTALGVAHRGQPTLLITGDLACLHDTNGWLITPQFQGCLTVLLINNRGGGIFEHLPIRQFDPPFEAFFATPQQVDFSYLAAAYGIPYHCLKDWADVEAQLRQTPWPKIRLLEFRSDRHRNAQWRQQVLAHLGG, encoded by the coding sequence ATGATTCTCACTGAAAATCTGAATGTCCTCTGGGCCAGCGTCCTCTTTGAAACCCTCTACCGTTTGGGACTGCGGACAGTGGTTCTCTCGCCGGGATCGCGTTCTGGACCGTTGGCGATCGCGGCGGCGGCCCATCCCCATCTTGAGGCTTTGCCAATTCTTGATGAACGCTCGGCGGCGTTTTTTGCCCTTGGCCTTGTTCAACAGCAGGGACGACCTGTTGCCCTTCTGTGCACTTCAGGCACTGCGGCTGCCAATTTCTACCCGGCCATTATTGAAGCGAGCCTCAGTCATTTGCCGTTAATTGTGCTGAGCGCCGATCGCCCCCCCGAATTGCGCTTTTGCCAAGCGGGGCAAGCCATTGATCAGGTGCATCTCTATGGTCATGCAGTACGTCACTATCGCGAACTCAGCCTGCCGGAACTCCCCCTGCTGCCCTACCTACGGCAAACCCTCTGCCATAGCTGGCAAACTGCCCTCTGGCCAGATCCGGGGCCAGTACATTTGAATATTCCTCTACGGGATCCCCTTGACCTACGCTCTCAGGCCAATTTTCATGGGGAACTTCCAAAAGGCTTCTTTGATCAGGTGCAGCCCTTTGTGCCGCCTCGGGTTGTCACCTCTCTCCCTTGGCAAACATGGCAGCAGATGCAGCGGGGCTTGATTATTGCGGGGCCCAGTCATGGGGTGGATCCTCTGGCGGAAGCTGCCGCGATTGATCGCCTGAGTCGCTTTCTGCAGTGGCCAGTGCTTGCCGATGCCCTCTCCTCAGCGCGGGGACTGCCCCACGGGATTAGCCATTACGATCTGCTGCTGCGAGATGCCCACCTTCGGGAATATCTGCGTCCTGAAGCGGTGATTCAACTGGGACCGCTGCCCACCAGTAAAGCCCTGCGGGAGTGGCTGAGTGCCTGCGATCCGCTGATTTGGTGCCTTGACCCTACGGGTGATAACAACAATCCCCTCCATGGCCGCTGTCAGATGTTGGCGATCGCCCCCCAAGCAGTGGACTGCCCCCCCGACCCCCTGCCCCCTAACCCCTACCTCAAGGACTGGCAAGACCAGGATCAACGAGTGCGGGAGCAACTGAAGCGGACATTTGAGGCCATTGATTGGTTCTCTGAGGTCAAGCTGATTTACCATTTGCCCCAGTGGTTGCCATCGCAAACGGCGATTTTTGTTGCCAGTAGTATGCCCGTGCGCGATGTTGAGAGTGTCTGGCAGGGGAGCGATCGCCGCCATCGCTTTTACTTTAATCGGGGCGCCAACGGCATTGATGGCACACTGTCCACTGCCTTGGGGGTTGCCCATCGCGGTCAACCGACCCTGTTGATCACCGGCGACTTAGCCTGCTTGCACGATACCAATGGCTGGCTGATCACACCCCAGTTTCAAGGGTGTCTCACCGTGCTGCTGATCAACAATAGGGGGGGTGGTATTTTTGAGCATTTGCCGATTCGCCAGTTTGATCCGCCCTTTGAAGCCTTTTTTGCCACCCCACAGCAGGTCGATTTTAGTTACCTTGCCGCTGCCTATGGCATTCCCTACCACTGTCTCAAGGATTGGGCGGATGTGGAGGCACAGCTGCGCCAGACCCCTTGGCCAAAGATACGGCTTTTGGAATTTAGGAGCGATCGCCACCGCAACGCCCAATGGCGACAGCAGGTACTCGCCCATCTTGGGGGTTAA
- the ftsH3 gene encoding ATP-dependent zinc metalloprotease FtsH3 — translation MNKQWRNAGLYVLLAIVVLALATAFFDRQPTTKQTWPYSEFIQQVESKQITKVSITPDRSQAQAITQDGTRVLVNLPNDPELLDILTTNNVDIAVLPQSNDGFWFRALSSLFVPIGLLVLLFFLLRRAQAGPGNQAMNFGKSRARVQMEPQTQVTFNDVAGIDQAKLELGEVVEFLKYADRFTEVGAKIPKGVLLVGPPGTGKTLLARAVAGEAGVPFFSISGSEFVEMFVGVGASRVRDLFEQAKANAPCIVFIDEIDAVGRQRGAGLGGGNDEREQTLNQLLTEMDGFEGNTGIIVIAATNRPDVLDAALLRPGRFDRQVVVDRPDYKGRLDILKVHARGKTLAKDVDLDKIARRTPGFTGADLSNLLNEAAILAARRNLTEISMDEINDAIDRVLAGPEKKDRVMSDRRKKLVAYHEAGHALVGALMPDYDPVQKVSIIPRGRAGGLTWFTPNEDQMDSGLYSRAYLQNQMAVALGGRIAEEIVFGEDEVTTGASNDLQQVARVARQMVTRFGMSDRLGPVALGRQTGNVFLGRDIMAERDFSEETAATIDDEVRNLVEQAYRRAKEVLVNNRHVLDQIAQVLIEKETIDAEELQSILDRNDVKMATIP, via the coding sequence GTGAATAAACAATGGCGAAACGCAGGTTTATACGTACTTCTGGCAATCGTGGTGCTGGCCTTGGCCACGGCCTTCTTTGATCGCCAACCCACGACCAAACAAACATGGCCCTACAGTGAGTTCATCCAACAGGTCGAAAGTAAGCAAATCACCAAAGTCAGTATCACCCCTGACCGCTCTCAAGCTCAAGCAATTACCCAAGATGGCACGCGAGTTCTGGTTAATCTTCCCAATGACCCTGAACTCCTGGACATTCTCACAACCAACAATGTGGACATTGCTGTTTTGCCCCAAAGCAATGATGGCTTCTGGTTCCGCGCCCTCAGCAGCTTGTTTGTTCCCATTGGCCTCTTGGTACTGCTCTTTTTCCTGTTGCGGCGTGCCCAAGCGGGTCCTGGCAACCAAGCGATGAATTTCGGTAAGTCACGGGCACGGGTACAGATGGAACCCCAAACCCAAGTGACATTTAATGATGTGGCCGGGATTGATCAGGCCAAGCTGGAACTGGGTGAAGTGGTGGAATTCCTTAAGTATGCCGATCGCTTCACGGAAGTCGGTGCCAAAATTCCCAAGGGTGTCTTGCTGGTGGGTCCGCCAGGAACAGGTAAAACCCTCCTTGCCCGTGCCGTTGCCGGTGAGGCCGGTGTTCCCTTCTTCTCAATTTCGGGTTCTGAGTTTGTGGAAATGTTCGTTGGGGTGGGGGCCTCACGGGTGCGCGACCTCTTTGAACAAGCCAAAGCCAATGCCCCCTGTATCGTTTTTATTGATGAGATTGATGCCGTTGGTCGCCAGCGCGGTGCCGGTCTGGGGGGTGGCAATGATGAACGGGAGCAAACCCTCAACCAGCTGCTGACGGAAATGGATGGCTTTGAGGGGAATACGGGCATCATTGTTATTGCTGCAACCAACCGTCCGGATGTTTTGGATGCAGCACTGTTGCGTCCCGGTCGTTTTGACCGTCAAGTGGTGGTGGATCGCCCCGATTACAAAGGTCGCCTTGATATTCTCAAAGTCCATGCCCGCGGCAAAACCCTCGCTAAGGATGTGGATCTCGATAAAATTGCCCGCCGTACGCCCGGCTTTACGGGTGCGGATCTCTCAAACCTGCTCAATGAGGCGGCCATTCTTGCAGCCCGCCGTAACCTCACTGAGATCTCAATGGATGAGATTAACGATGCCATTGATCGCGTGCTTGCGGGGCCGGAGAAAAAAGACCGCGTCATGAGCGATCGCCGCAAGAAGTTAGTCGCCTACCATGAGGCGGGTCATGCCCTTGTGGGCGCCCTGATGCCAGACTACGATCCCGTACAAAAAGTGAGCATCATTCCTCGGGGACGGGCAGGGGGCCTGACCTGGTTTACCCCCAACGAAGATCAGATGGATTCGGGTCTCTACAGCCGTGCCTACCTACAAAACCAAATGGCCGTTGCCCTTGGGGGTCGCATTGCTGAGGAAATTGTCTTTGGCGAGGATGAGGTGACAACGGGGGCCTCAAACGATCTGCAACAGGTGGCGCGGGTGGCACGGCAAATGGTGACCCGCTTTGGCATGAGCGATCGCCTAGGGCCTGTGGCTTTGGGACGGCAAACGGGGAATGTCTTCCTTGGCCGCGACATTATGGCGGAACGGGACTTCTCTGAGGAAACCGCTGCCACCATTGATGACGAAGTGCGCAACCTAGTGGAGCAGGCCTATCGCCGCGCCAAAGAGGTGTTGGTGAACAATCGCCACGTCCTTGACCAAATTGCCCAAGTACTCATTGAAAAAGAGACAATCGACGCTGAGGAACTCCAAAGCATCTTGGATCGCAACGACGTCAAGATGGCAACGATTCCCTAG
- a CDS encoding pentapeptide repeat-containing protein, translated as MLDLDSCYRVLELEPGATLEEVNRAYRDLVFIWHPDRIPKDNTRLIEKAQEKIKQFNEARDQLRQHIARQGRQTCQRAASQRQTYRASPPPPYQSKPYTYRSYHGPREPQQATQHTYGQHHNHTYSTYQRQRTAAPPPPEPPRTTPPHKDMSGVNLQGANLSEKDFEGHNLSHANLSHADLSDAFLHRVILHRANLRHANLFRANLLQADLSYADLQGANLIGADLSGADLRGADLRGAKMSQGNRLLVKLTGARLTGAIMPDGHVHA; from the coding sequence ATGCTCGATTTAGACAGCTGCTACCGGGTACTGGAGTTGGAGCCGGGGGCAACCCTAGAGGAGGTTAACCGAGCTTATCGGGATTTGGTGTTTATTTGGCATCCCGATCGTATTCCCAAGGACAACACACGGCTCATCGAGAAGGCACAGGAAAAGATTAAGCAGTTTAATGAAGCACGGGATCAACTGCGACAGCACATTGCCCGACAGGGGAGGCAAACCTGCCAGCGAGCTGCTAGCCAGCGGCAAACCTATCGTGCTTCGCCCCCCCCGCCCTATCAGTCAAAGCCCTACACCTATCGCAGCTATCATGGACCCCGTGAGCCGCAGCAAGCGACACAGCACACCTATGGTCAACACCACAACCACACCTACAGCACCTATCAACGCCAACGGACTGCTGCCCCACCGCCCCCAGAGCCACCTCGCACGACGCCACCCCATAAGGATATGTCGGGGGTCAATTTACAGGGGGCAAACCTCAGTGAAAAGGACTTTGAAGGCCATAACCTCAGCCATGCCAATCTCAGCCATGCCGATCTCAGTGATGCCTTTTTGCATCGGGTGATTCTCCACCGCGCCAACCTGCGCCATGCCAATCTCTTCCGCGCCAATTTGCTGCAGGCGGATCTCAGCTATGCTGACCTCCAAGGGGCCAATCTCATTGGTGCTGACTTGAGTGGTGCCGATCTGCGGGGTGCCGATTTGCGGGGAGCAAAGATGAGTCAAGGCAATCGTCTGCTCGTCAAGCTAACCGGGGCCCGTCTCACGGGAGCCATTATGCCCGATGGACACGTCCACGCCTAA
- the hisB gene encoding imidazoleglycerol-phosphate dehydratase HisB: MNDSLLSNGHAPPLRQATVDRQTKETKVHVELTLDGNGLADNHTGIPFLNHMLDQLCAHGLVDLRVQASGDTHIDDHHTNEDVGITLGMALDQALGDRRGIQRFGHFVAPLDESLVEVALDFSGRPHLNYGLQIPTQRVGTYDTQLVREFFVALVNHSRMTLHIRQLDGMNSHHIIEATFKAFARALRMAIALDPRRAQQIPSSKGVIQA, encoded by the coding sequence ATGAATGATTCTCTCCTCAGTAATGGCCACGCACCTCCGTTGCGCCAAGCTACGGTGGATCGCCAAACCAAAGAAACCAAGGTTCACGTTGAACTCACCCTTGATGGCAATGGTCTAGCGGACAATCACACGGGGATTCCTTTCTTGAATCACATGCTGGACCAGCTTTGCGCCCATGGCCTGGTGGATTTGCGGGTGCAAGCCAGTGGAGATACCCATATTGACGACCACCACACCAATGAGGATGTGGGCATTACCCTAGGCATGGCTTTGGATCAAGCCTTGGGCGATCGCCGGGGAATTCAGCGTTTTGGCCACTTTGTTGCGCCCCTCGATGAAAGCTTAGTGGAAGTTGCCCTAGATTTTTCGGGACGTCCCCACCTTAACTATGGGTTACAGATTCCGACGCAGCGGGTTGGCACCTATGATACGCAACTGGTGCGGGAATTTTTCGTGGCTTTGGTGAATCATAGCCGCATGACGCTGCATATCCGCCAATTGGACGGCATGAACTCCCACCACATTATTGAAGCGACATTCAAAGCCTTTGCCCGTGCCCTGCGGATGGCGATCGCCCTTGACCCGCGCCGCGCTCAGCAAATTCCCAGTTCTAAGGGTGTGATCCAAGCTTAG